The Synchiropus splendidus isolate RoL2022-P1 chromosome 1, RoL_Sspl_1.0, whole genome shotgun sequence genome includes a window with the following:
- the LOC128749486 gene encoding long-chain fatty acid transport protein 6, producing the protein MLALILTAFLSGIITFLIYQKIAYPFLWADLMYYLKMRLFKKKLQARMKQGILTYLDCFLHQSSKTPNKPFIIFQDRSLTYGDVDRRSSQFAYVFRDQKSLGQGDIVALLMCNEPDFISVWLGLCKVGCEVAFLNNNIKAKSLLHCLHCCGARTLVVGAELAPLVEEVQSELKEEDVTVLLVDHSCVEGFHSLLDKVEVAPSENLVSPPKVDILSNFVFIFTSGTTGLPKAARVGHLKAIASMAFLHMCGATSDDIVYISLPLYHMSASLLGIGGCILLGATCVLKKKFSASQFWKDCVKHNVTVVQYIGELCRYLVNQPMVPEERMHSVWLAAGSGLRSDVWKEFVRRFGCKIREGYGLTEASVGFLNYTDEIGPIGRAGYFNKLSMTFELLKYDPQTYEPIRSHSGRCIRTHKGEAGILVAPLSAMNQFLGYAGNREQSEKKLVRDVFKSGDVYFNTGDLLLHDHRDFLYFRDRVGDTFRWKGENVSTMEVSEVLLQLDCIQEANVYGVSVPGYEGRTGMGAIVLKPNHVLNGSDLHRHLVESLPRYAWPRFLRIQSRLDLTETFKQQKQRLVQEGFNTESVTDPLFSLDHVQGDYIPLTASLCQDILLGKVKL; encoded by the exons ATGCTAGCGCTTATATTAACTGCCTTTTTGTCCGGAATAATAACTTTCCTCATTTATCAGAAAATCGCGTATCCCTTCCTGTGGGCGGATTTGATGTACTACCTCAAGATGCGGCTGTTTAAGAAGAAGCTGCAAGCTCGGATGAAACAGGGGATCCTCACATACCTCGACTGCTTTCTTCACCAGTCAAGCAAAACCCCCAACAAGCCTTTCATTATCTTCCAAGACAGGAGCCTGACATATGGCGATGTGGACAGGAGAAGTAGCCAGTTTGCCTACGTGTTTCGGGATCAGAAGTCTCTGGGACAAGGCGACATTGTTGCCCTGTTGATGTGCAATGAACCGGACTTCATCAGTGTGTGGTTGGGGCTGTGTAAAGTGGGCTGCGAGGTCGCCTTcctcaacaacaacatcaaagcAAAGTCTTTGCTTCACTGTCTGCATTGCTGTGGAGCCAGGACGCTGGTGGTCGGTGCAG AGTTGGCTCCGttggtggaggaggtgcagTCAGAGCTGAAGGAAGAAGATGTGACTGTGTTGCTGGTGGATCACTCCTGTGTTGAGGGTTTCCACAGTCTTCTTGACAAGGTTGAAGTCGCACCATCAGAAAACCTTGTTAGCCCTCCGAAAGTCGACATCTTGTCAaattttgtcttcatatttacATCAGGCACCACAG GTCTCCCAAAAGCGGCACGGGTCGGACATCTGAAAGCCATTGCTAGCATGGCCTTCCTGCACATGTGTGGGGCAACCTCTGATGACATCGTCTACATCAGCCTTCCTCTATATCATATGTCGGCATCTTTGTTGGGGATTGGAGGATGCATACTGCTTG GAGCCACTTGtgttctaaaaaaaaagttttctgccAGCCAGTTTTGGAAAGACTGTGTGAAGCACAATGTCACAGTGGTGCAGTACATTGGAGAACTCTGTCGTTACCTGGTCAACCAGCCCATG GTTCCAGAAGAGCGTATGCACAGTGTTTGGCTTGCTGCAGGAAGTGGACTGAGGTCGGATGTGTGGAAGGAATTTGTGAGACGTTTTGGATGCAAGATCAGAGAAGGTTATGGTTTAACTGAAGCAAGTGTTGGATTCCTCAACTATACTGATGAGATTGGCCCAATCGGCAGGGCTGGCTACTTCAACAAG cTGTCCATGACATTTGAGCTCCTGAAATATGACCCTCAAACATATGAACCCATCAGATCTCATTCTGGAAGATGCATACGGACACATAAAG GTGAGGCAGGTATCCTGGTGGCGCCTCTTTCTGCCATGAACCAATTCCTAGGATACGCTGGGAACAGAGAGCAGTCGGAGAAGAAGCTAGTCAGAGATGTGTTTAAATCTGGCGATGTCTACTTTAACACCGGAGATCTCCTCCTTCACGACCACAGGGACTTTCTTTACTTCAGGGACAGAGTTGGGGACACTTTCAG ATGGAAAGGAGAAAATGTTTCCACGATGGAAGTCTCTGAGGTTTTATTGCAACTTGATTGCATCCAAGAGGCCAATGTTTACGGGGTCTCTGTCCCAG GATATGAGGGTCGTACCGGCATGGGTGCAATCGTCCTAAAACCAAATCACGTATTAAACGGTTCCGATCTCCATCGCCATCTGGTAGAATCACTCCCTAGATACGCATGGCCGCGTTTCCTGAGGATACAG AGCCGTCTGGATTTGACTGAGACCTTCAAGCAGCAAAAACAGCGCCTGGTCCAGGAGGGGTTCAACACAGAGAGCGTCACTGATCCACTCTTCTCTTTAGATCACGTACAGGGGGACTACATTCCTCTCACAGCTTCTCTTTGTCAAGACATTTTACTTGGCAAAGTTAAACTATAA